One window of Novosphingobium sp. P6W genomic DNA carries:
- a CDS encoding prolyl oligopeptidase family protein, whose amino-acid sequence MHRLRALIGGLLLCTGVPICAETMPDIDYPQTRRDPIVETLFGEDIADPYRWLEGDVRGAPEVADWVERENAVTQDYLATLAQRGRFAKRIRSLMDYERFGLPVKAGGSYFYTRNSGLQNQAQLFVRKGLTAKPRLLLDPNAWAADGATALDAWKPSQKGNYLLYSVQDGGSDWRILRVLDVKTGEPLTDQVRWAKFTGLAWVGEEGFLYSRFPAPQEGAAFQGLNYEQAVYFHRLGTPQDQDELVYATPEHPQYGHVADVTQDGRLALITSHVGTDARHEVQVIDLAHRKRDGWKAVPLVTGFTDDWKLVEGAGRRLWYVTNWNALRYRLVAIDLDAAKPAWTQVVAEREDILERAGIVGDQLVLNYMRDAASHAEILALDGSAGRTLSLSGIGTASGFRGRPGDPETFYAFTSFNCPASIYRMDLATGVTAPFAQPKMCYDPGAYVVEQRFFTSKDGTRVPMFVVRSRAVAKAKLPVPTLLYGYGGFDVSLTPGFSSTRMAWLEAGGAFALANLRGGGEYGRAWHEAGRGANKQNVFDDFIAAGEYLVKEGIAKKDGLAIQGGSNGGLLVGAVVNQRPDLFAAAVAQVGVMDMLRFDRFTAGRYWVDDYGHPDREADFRVLRAYSPYHNIRGGRAYPAILVTTADTDDRVVPGHSFKYTAALQHADLGGKPRLIRIETRAGHGSGKPTDKAIEEGADILAFVAQWTGLQLPPEGTIAHAGTEERGNTP is encoded by the coding sequence ATGCACCGCCTGCGGGCGCTGATCGGAGGCTTGCTGCTTTGCACGGGTGTACCCATCTGTGCTGAAACCATGCCGGACATCGACTATCCGCAGACCCGGCGCGATCCGATCGTCGAAACTCTGTTCGGCGAGGATATAGCCGATCCCTACCGTTGGCTGGAGGGCGACGTTCGCGGCGCGCCCGAGGTAGCGGACTGGGTCGAGCGCGAGAATGCGGTGACGCAAGACTACCTTGCCACTCTCGCCCAACGCGGACGCTTTGCGAAGCGCATCAGAAGTCTCATGGACTACGAGCGCTTCGGACTGCCGGTGAAGGCGGGCGGCAGCTATTTCTATACACGCAATTCCGGCCTGCAGAATCAGGCCCAGTTGTTCGTGCGCAAGGGGCTTACCGCTAAGCCGCGCCTGCTGCTCGATCCCAATGCTTGGGCGGCCGACGGGGCAACCGCGCTGGATGCCTGGAAGCCTTCGCAGAAAGGTAATTATCTCCTCTATAGCGTCCAGGACGGCGGCAGTGACTGGCGGATCCTGCGGGTGCTTGACGTCAAGACCGGGGAGCCGCTGACCGATCAGGTCCGCTGGGCCAAGTTTACCGGGCTCGCCTGGGTGGGCGAGGAGGGATTTCTTTACTCGCGCTTCCCGGCGCCGCAGGAAGGCGCGGCCTTTCAGGGTCTCAACTATGAACAGGCCGTCTACTTTCACCGTCTCGGCACGCCGCAGGACCAGGACGAACTGGTCTATGCGACGCCTGAGCATCCCCAGTACGGCCATGTCGCGGATGTGACGCAGGACGGACGTCTGGCGCTGATTACCAGCCATGTCGGTACCGACGCGCGCCATGAAGTACAGGTGATCGACCTTGCCCACCGCAAGCGCGATGGGTGGAAGGCTGTCCCGCTGGTCACTGGCTTCACCGACGACTGGAAGCTGGTCGAAGGCGCCGGTCGGCGGCTGTGGTACGTGACGAACTGGAACGCGCTGCGCTACCGCCTCGTTGCCATCGACCTAGACGCGGCCAAGCCGGCGTGGACGCAGGTCGTCGCGGAGCGCGAGGACATTCTGGAACGCGCAGGGATCGTCGGCGACCAGCTCGTGCTCAATTACATGCGCGATGCCGCCAGCCATGCCGAGATACTTGCGCTCGACGGCAGCGCAGGGCGGACGCTGTCGCTGAGCGGCATCGGCACGGCCTCGGGTTTCCGCGGGCGTCCGGGCGATCCGGAGACGTTCTACGCCTTCACCAGCTTCAACTGCCCAGCCTCGATCTACCGCATGGACTTGGCCACCGGGGTTACCGCGCCCTTCGCGCAGCCCAAGATGTGCTACGATCCGGGCGCCTACGTCGTCGAGCAACGCTTCTTCACCTCGAAGGACGGAACGCGGGTGCCGATGTTCGTCGTGCGTAGCCGTGCGGTGGCCAAGGCCAAGTTGCCGGTGCCGACGCTGCTGTATGGCTACGGCGGCTTCGACGTTTCCTTGACGCCGGGCTTTTCCTCAACCCGCATGGCGTGGCTCGAAGCTGGCGGAGCCTTTGCGCTGGCGAACCTGCGCGGCGGCGGCGAGTACGGACGTGCGTGGCACGAGGCCGGACGAGGTGCGAACAAGCAGAACGTGTTCGACGACTTTATCGCGGCAGGCGAATACCTGGTGAAGGAAGGCATCGCCAAGAAGGACGGCCTCGCGATCCAGGGCGGCTCCAACGGCGGCCTGCTGGTTGGTGCGGTGGTCAACCAGCGACCGGACCTTTTTGCCGCCGCCGTGGCGCAGGTCGGTGTCATGGACATGTTGCGCTTCGATCGCTTCACTGCTGGCCGCTACTGGGTAGACGATTATGGCCATCCTGACCGCGAGGCCGACTTCAGGGTGCTGCGCGCCTATTCTCCTTACCACAACATCCGCGGCGGGCGCGCCTATCCGGCGATCCTGGTCACCACCGCCGATACCGACGACCGCGTGGTGCCAGGCCATTCGTTCAAGTATACCGCCGCGCTCCAGCATGCCGACCTTGGCGGCAAGCCGCGTCTTATCCGCATCGAGACGCGGGCCGGGCACGGATCGGGCAAGCCCACCGACAAGGCGATAGAAGAAGGCGCGGACATCCTTGCCTTCGTCGCGCAGTGGACCGGGCTGCAATTGCCGCCTGAGGGCACTATCGCGCACGCCGGCACCGAGGAGCGGGGCAACACGCCGTGA
- the rplQ gene encoding 50S ribosomal protein L17, which produces MRHKMGGRKLQRKSGHRTALLRNMAAALIKHEQIKTTTPKAKELRPYLEKLITLAKKGGLSNRRLAHARILDEAQEAKLFEVLAERFAGREGGYTRIIKAGIRASDAAPMAIIELVDRDVTAKGQDSGPVNADAEEFAEA; this is translated from the coding sequence ATGCGTCATAAAATGGGCGGCCGCAAGCTGCAGCGCAAGTCCGGCCACCGCACAGCCCTGCTGCGCAACATGGCCGCCGCGCTGATCAAGCACGAGCAGATCAAGACCACCACTCCGAAGGCCAAGGAACTGCGTCCTTACCTCGAGAAGCTGATCACGCTTGCCAAGAAGGGCGGTCTTTCGAACCGTCGTCTGGCGCACGCGCGCATCCTGGACGAGGCTCAGGAAGCCAAGCTGTTCGAAGTTCTGGCCGAGCGCTTTGCTGGTCGCGAGGGTGGTTACACCCGCATCATCAAGGCCGGCATCCGCGCTTCGGACGCTGCCCCGATGGCGATCATCGAACTGGTTGACCGTGACGTCACCGCCAAGGGTCAGGATTCTGGCCCGGTGAACGCCGATGCCGAGGAATTCGCCGAGGCCTGA
- a CDS encoding DNA-directed RNA polymerase subunit alpha yields MTVNIKNWQELKKPNSLEIKPGPDPKLKATFVAEPLERGFGLTLGNALRRVLLSSLQGAAITSIKIENVLHEFSSLAGVREDVTDIVLNVKQIALKMQGEGPKRLQLSATGPAAVKAGDIAVSGDIEVMNKDLVICHLDEGATLNMELTADTGKGYVPAVSNRPVDAPIGLIPVDSLYSPVRQVSYKVDNARIGQELDFDKLNLTVETDGTVTPEDAVAYAARILQDQLALFVHFEDIAPVGQSPMIGMAAGGTSASEESDTNQLNRYLLKKVDELELSVRSANCLKNDNIIYIGDLVQKTEAEMLRTPNFGRKSLNEIKEVLSSMGLRLGMDIPGWPPENIEEMAKKLEQELLG; encoded by the coding sequence ATGACTGTCAACATCAAGAACTGGCAGGAACTCAAGAAGCCGAACAGCCTTGAGATCAAGCCGGGACCAGACCCCAAGCTGAAGGCGACGTTCGTTGCCGAACCTCTCGAGCGCGGTTTCGGCCTGACGCTCGGCAACGCGCTGCGCCGCGTGCTGCTCTCCTCGCTGCAGGGCGCCGCGATCACCTCGATCAAGATCGAGAACGTGCTTCACGAATTCTCGTCGCTCGCCGGCGTGCGCGAAGACGTCACGGACATCGTCCTCAACGTCAAGCAGATCGCGCTCAAGATGCAGGGCGAAGGCCCCAAGCGTCTCCAGCTCTCCGCCACCGGCCCTGCCGCGGTGAAGGCTGGCGATATCGCCGTTTCGGGTGACATCGAGGTCATGAACAAGGACCTCGTGATCTGCCACCTCGACGAGGGCGCGACGCTGAACATGGAACTGACCGCCGACACCGGTAAGGGTTATGTCCCCGCCGTGTCGAACCGTCCAGTCGACGCGCCGATCGGTCTTATCCCGGTCGACTCGCTCTACTCGCCGGTGCGTCAGGTCAGCTACAAGGTCGACAATGCCCGCATCGGGCAGGAACTCGACTTTGACAAGCTGAACCTCACGGTCGAGACCGACGGCACCGTCACCCCGGAAGACGCCGTGGCTTATGCCGCGCGCATCCTCCAGGACCAGTTGGCGCTGTTCGTCCACTTCGAGGACATTGCCCCCGTCGGCCAGTCGCCGATGATCGGCATGGCCGCTGGTGGTACTTCGGCTTCGGAAGAGAGCGACACCAACCAGCTCAACCGCTACCTTCTCAAGAAGGTGGACGAGTTGGAACTGTCGGTCCGTTCGGCAAACTGCCTCAAGAACGACAACATCATCTACATCGGCGATCTGGTCCAGAAGACCGAAGCCGAGATGCTGCGTACGCCGAATTTCGGCCGCAAGTCGCTCAACGAGATCAAGGAAGTTCTCTCCTCGATGGGTCTGCGCCTTGGCATGGACATCCCGGGCTGGCCGCCCGAGAACATCGAAGAGATGGCCAAGAAGCTCGAGCAAGAGCTGCTGGGTTAA
- the rpsK gene encoding 30S ribosomal protein S11 gives MAREPQRIKRRERKNITSGIAHVNASFNNTMVTITDAQGNAISWSSAGAMGFKGSRKSTPYAAQVAADDAGKKAAEHGVRTLEVEVKGPGSGRESALRALAAVGFTITSIRDVTPIPHNGVRPSKRRRV, from the coding sequence ATGGCACGCGAACCCCAGCGCATTAAGCGCCGCGAGCGCAAGAACATCACGAGCGGCATTGCCCACGTGAACGCAAGCTTCAACAACACCATGGTGACCATCACCGACGCCCAGGGCAACGCGATTTCGTGGTCCTCGGCCGGCGCGATGGGCTTCAAGGGCAGCCGCAAGTCGACCCCGTATGCCGCTCAGGTGGCCGCGGACGATGCAGGGAAGAAGGCCGCCGAGCACGGCGTCCGCACCCTCGAAGTCGAAGTCAAGGGCCCGGGTTCGGGCCGTGAGAGCGCACTGCGCGCTCTGGCTGCCGTGGGCTTCACCATTACCTCGATCCGTGACGTCACGCCGATTCCGCATAACGGCGTGCGTCCCTCGAAGCGCCGCCGCGTCTGA
- the rpsM gene encoding 30S ribosomal protein S13: protein MARIAGVNLPTNKRVIIALTYIHGIGRTKAVQIADKLGIDHTRRVQDLSDAEVLQIRETLDADHTVEGDLRRETAMNIKRLMDLACYRGLRHRKGLPVRGQRTHTNARTRKGKAKAIAGKKK from the coding sequence GTGGCACGTATTGCCGGGGTCAATCTCCCCACCAACAAGCGCGTTATCATCGCGCTCACCTACATCCATGGTATCGGCCGCACCAAGGCCGTTCAGATCGCCGACAAGCTTGGCATCGACCACACCCGCCGCGTGCAGGACCTGTCGGACGCCGAAGTCCTGCAGATCCGCGAAACCCTGGACGCCGACCACACGGTCGAAGGTGATCTTCGTCGCGAAACCGCGATGAATATCAAGCGCCTCATGGATCTCGCCTGCTATCGTGGCCTGCGTCACCGCAAGGGCCTGCCGGTCCGTGGCCAGCGCACGCATACCAATGCGCGCACCCGCAAGGGCAAGGCCAAGGCTATCGCCGGCAAGAAGAAGTAA
- a CDS encoding adenylate kinase, with the protein MNIILLGPPGAGKGTQAQRLVEKHGMRQLSTGDMLRAAVKAGTPTGLEAKAVMERGELVSDAIVSALIGDELDAMGPEAGAIFDGYPRTEAQAQSLDSILDVRDRKLDHVIELHVNEDALVERITGRFTCATCGKGYHDTFEKPHVEGTCDKCGGHEFKRRPDDNAETVRTRMAEYRAKTAPILPVYEAQGIVAKVDGMADMDEVTAAIEAILAR; encoded by the coding sequence GTGAATATCATTCTTCTCGGACCGCCGGGGGCAGGCAAGGGCACACAGGCCCAGCGCCTGGTCGAGAAGCACGGCATGCGGCAGCTGTCGACCGGCGACATGCTTCGCGCTGCGGTCAAGGCTGGTACGCCGACCGGGCTTGAAGCCAAGGCCGTGATGGAGCGCGGCGAGCTGGTTTCGGACGCAATCGTCTCCGCGCTTATCGGCGATGAACTCGACGCGATGGGCCCGGAAGCGGGCGCCATCTTCGATGGCTATCCGCGCACCGAGGCTCAGGCCCAATCGCTCGATTCGATCCTTGACGTCCGCGACCGCAAACTCGATCACGTAATCGAGCTGCACGTGAACGAGGACGCGCTTGTCGAGCGCATCACCGGCCGTTTCACATGCGCAACGTGCGGTAAGGGCTACCACGACACGTTCGAGAAGCCTCACGTCGAAGGCACCTGCGACAAGTGCGGGGGCCACGAGTTCAAGCGCCGTCCTGACGACAACGCTGAGACCGTGCGTACGCGCATGGCCGAGTACCGCGCCAAGACCGCCCCTATCCTGCCGGTCTACGAGGCCCAGGGCATCGTCGCCAAGGTCGACGGCATGGCCGACATGGACGAGGTGACCGCAGCGATCGAGGCGATCCTCGCCAGGTAG
- the secY gene encoding preprotein translocase subunit SecY → MASRADNIASTLSLANFSKATELKKRILFTIGALIVFRFLSFVPLPGVNPLILESLYSKTQGGILDLFNTFSGGSLSRMSLIALGVMPYITASIVVQLAASLHPALVALKKEGEAGRKKLNQYTRYGTVGLCALQGYFLAVSLEAYGASSGLEAVVDPGVMFRIGAVISLVGGTMFLLWLGEQITSRGIGNGVSLIIMAGIVAQMPTFASNVGQAYSAGDTGTFLIVALIALLVAMILMICFCERATRRLLIQYPKRATQRGMMQADRSHLPLKLNTAGVIPPIFASSLLLLPLTITQFAGNTLSPDSTMGKVVVTLNQYLGHGKPLYMLLYAAGIVFFSFFYTAVVFNPEETSENLKKNGGFIPGIRPGKNTATYLDYVLTRITVIGAIYLTIVCTVPEYFLSMTGLPLLFMGGTSLLIVVNVTVDTITQIQSHLLAHQYGDLIKKAKLKGRLR, encoded by the coding sequence ATGGCTTCCCGCGCCGACAATATTGCCAGTACGCTGAGCCTGGCCAACTTCTCCAAGGCCACCGAGCTCAAGAAGCGCATTCTGTTCACCATTGGTGCGCTGATCGTGTTCCGCTTCCTGAGCTTCGTTCCGCTGCCCGGCGTGAACCCGCTGATCCTCGAATCGCTCTACAGCAAGACACAGGGCGGTATCCTCGACCTGTTCAACACCTTCTCGGGTGGCTCGCTTTCGCGCATGAGCCTCATCGCGCTTGGTGTGATGCCTTACATCACCGCGTCGATCGTGGTGCAGCTGGCCGCCTCGCTTCATCCGGCGCTCGTCGCGCTGAAGAAGGAAGGCGAAGCCGGGCGCAAGAAGCTCAACCAGTACACGCGCTACGGCACTGTTGGCCTCTGCGCGCTCCAGGGATACTTCTTGGCCGTGAGCCTGGAAGCCTATGGCGCGTCGAGTGGTCTCGAAGCAGTCGTCGATCCGGGCGTCATGTTCCGCATCGGTGCGGTCATTAGCCTCGTTGGCGGCACGATGTTCCTGCTGTGGCTGGGTGAGCAGATCACCTCGCGCGGCATCGGCAACGGCGTTTCGCTCATCATCATGGCGGGCATCGTCGCTCAGATGCCAACCTTCGCCAGCAATGTGGGCCAGGCTTACAGCGCAGGCGACACCGGTACTTTCCTGATCGTGGCGCTGATCGCGCTGCTGGTCGCGATGATCCTGATGATCTGCTTCTGCGAGCGTGCGACGCGCCGCCTGCTGATCCAGTATCCCAAGCGTGCGACGCAGCGCGGCATGATGCAGGCTGACCGCAGCCACCTGCCGCTCAAGCTCAACACCGCAGGCGTGATCCCGCCGATCTTCGCCAGTTCGCTGCTGCTGCTGCCGCTGACCATCACCCAGTTCGCCGGCAATACGCTGAGCCCGGACTCGACGATGGGCAAGGTCGTGGTCACGCTCAACCAGTACCTGGGCCACGGCAAGCCGCTTTACATGCTGCTTTATGCTGCCGGCATCGTGTTCTTCTCATTCTTCTACACTGCGGTCGTTTTCAATCCGGAAGAGACCTCGGAGAACCTTAAGAAGAACGGCGGGTTCATTCCGGGCATTCGTCCGGGCAAAAACACCGCGACTTATCTCGACTACGTGCTCACGCGAATCACGGTGATCGGTGCGATCTATCTCACCATCGTCTGCACGGTGCCTGAGTATTTCCTGTCGATGACGGGCTTGCCGCTCCTGTTTATGGGTGGCACCAGTCTGTTGATCGTGGTGAACGTGACCGTGGATACGATCACGCAGATTCAGTCGCACTTGCTGGCACACCAGTATGGCGACCTTATCAAGAAGGCGAAGCTGAAGGGCCGCCTGCGCTGA
- the rplO gene encoding 50S ribosomal protein L15 yields MKLNDIRDNAGARHRRIRVGRGIGSGKGKTAGRGQKGAKARSGVSVNGFEGGQMPLHMRIPKRGFSNRKFAKDYAEVNLGLIQKAIDAGQLDISGVVDHAVLKAAGMARGGKDGVRLLAKGELTSKVTFNVAGASAGAVAAVEKLGGSVILPAKEEAAA; encoded by the coding sequence ATGAAATTGAATGACATCCGCGACAACGCCGGTGCCCGTCACCGCCGCATCCGCGTCGGCCGTGGTATCGGTTCGGGTAAGGGCAAGACCGCAGGCCGCGGCCAGAAGGGCGCCAAGGCGCGTTCGGGCGTTTCGGTCAACGGATTCGAGGGCGGCCAGATGCCGCTCCACATGCGTATTCCTAAGCGCGGCTTCTCGAACAGGAAGTTCGCCAAGGACTACGCAGAAGTGAACCTCGGCCTGATCCAGAAGGCGATCGACGCTGGCCAGCTCGACATCTCCGGCGTGGTTGACCATGCCGTGCTGAAGGCTGCTGGCATGGCACGCGGTGGCAAGGACGGCGTGCGCCTCCTCGCCAAGGGCGAACTGACGTCGAAGGTCACCTTCAACGTTGCAGGCGCGTCGGCCGGTGCTGTCGCCGCTGTTGAAAAGCTCGGCGGTTCGGTGATCCTTCCTGCCAAGGAAGAAGCTGCAGCCTGA
- a CDS encoding ankyrin repeat domain-containing protein, producing MIDKRLLAVSFLCLGALGAAACSRQDAGDDVIGGGTALAKCNDVRSNTAFLERLRKSDDAVRKALGNGTANAVAEANDALDAGDYRLAAATTARGITTEPYGVQCRVIGGLSPWSVRALAFVADDTAKSDKQMPDDTVTGFGRRYNATMLADPRYPYADVCRGLDKAGPPQTVSDNPDTGIVQPYGFAELGAARMAYGLGAAARRGSVYDIGVLIERDKQDVNAPDMFGLTPLAWAVAYHRWPAAEALLQAKASPTGAVCQSVIDRESPLQVARIMRWYAMIRLMRPLVTEDEFASLRQKPRWDDASLSEFNHALTELKERYQRILKRQDFARHDLNFQVDEQGNTTECKMDPASVSPGFDKELCGLAVEIVRWTPARDAFGTRVPESAKLLVGFGGGS from the coding sequence TTGATCGACAAGCGGCTTCTGGCAGTCTCGTTTCTGTGCCTGGGCGCGTTGGGCGCCGCCGCCTGTTCGCGGCAGGACGCGGGGGATGACGTCATCGGCGGCGGCACCGCGCTGGCCAAGTGCAATGACGTGCGCTCCAACACGGCATTCCTGGAACGCCTGAGAAAAAGCGACGACGCAGTTCGGAAAGCGCTGGGCAACGGCACCGCAAATGCCGTCGCCGAAGCGAACGACGCACTGGACGCGGGCGACTACCGACTTGCAGCGGCAACCACTGCTCGGGGGATAACAACGGAGCCTTACGGGGTGCAGTGCCGGGTGATCGGCGGCCTGTCGCCTTGGTCGGTGCGCGCATTGGCCTTCGTTGCCGACGATACTGCCAAGAGCGACAAGCAGATGCCGGACGACACGGTGACGGGCTTTGGTCGGCGCTATAACGCGACGATGCTGGCCGATCCGCGCTACCCCTATGCCGATGTTTGCCGCGGCCTCGACAAGGCCGGTCCCCCTCAAACGGTTTCCGACAACCCTGATACCGGCATCGTTCAGCCCTATGGCTTCGCCGAACTGGGCGCCGCGCGAATGGCCTATGGCCTGGGCGCGGCCGCGAGGCGAGGGTCGGTCTACGACATCGGGGTGCTGATCGAGCGCGACAAGCAGGACGTGAACGCGCCCGACATGTTCGGCCTGACGCCTTTGGCGTGGGCAGTCGCCTATCACCGATGGCCTGCGGCTGAAGCACTGCTGCAGGCGAAGGCAAGTCCGACAGGCGCGGTGTGCCAGTCGGTCATCGACCGTGAATCGCCCTTGCAGGTCGCTCGGATCATGCGTTGGTACGCGATGATTCGTCTTATGCGTCCGCTGGTCACAGAAGATGAATTCGCCAGCTTGCGCCAGAAGCCGCGCTGGGACGATGCCAGTCTCTCGGAATTCAATCACGCGCTGACCGAACTCAAGGAGCGCTATCAGCGCATCCTGAAGCGCCAGGACTTCGCGCGCCACGACCTCAATTTCCAGGTCGACGAGCAGGGTAACACGACGGAGTGCAAGATGGATCCGGCCTCGGTCTCGCCGGGCTTCGACAAGGAATTGTGCGGCCTCGCGGTGGAAATCGTGCGCTGGACGCCGGCCCGCGATGCCTTCGGAACGCGCGTGCCAGAAAGTGCGAAACTGCTGGTGGGCTTCGGCGGAGGAAGCTGA
- the rpmD gene encoding 50S ribosomal protein L30 codes for MAKIKIKQIGSPIRRPESQKKILIGLGLGKMNRVVEREDTPEVLGAIAKLPHMVKIVD; via the coding sequence ATGGCGAAGATCAAGATCAAGCAGATCGGTTCGCCGATCCGTCGCCCTGAAAGCCAGAAGAAGATCCTCATCGGTCTTGGCCTGGGCAAGATGAACCGTGTCGTGGAGCGTGAAGACACTCCCGAGGTTCTTGGCGCGATCGCCAAGCTGCCGCACATGGTGAAGATCGTCGACTGA
- the rpsE gene encoding 30S ribosomal protein S5: MADENNNEQPVSAEAPQGAAPQEAREGGRGRGGRGRGGNDRGGNDRGGNNRGGRRDDRNGRGRSDEDQGEELIEKLVHINRVSKTVKGGKRFGFAALVVVGDGKGRVGFGHSKAREVPEAITKATASAKKKMIRVALKEGRTLHHDGRGHFGAGNVNVRSAPAGTGIIAGGPMRAVFESLGVADVVTKSVGTSNPYNMIRATFDALSNQTSPKSVAQRRGKKVADLLGRAGGVSEVEAEAAAEAIVE; the protein is encoded by the coding sequence ATGGCAGACGAAAACAACAACGAACAGCCGGTCTCGGCTGAAGCACCCCAGGGTGCTGCACCGCAGGAAGCCCGTGAGGGTGGACGTGGTCGTGGCGGTCGTGGCCGTGGCGGCAACGACCGCGGCGGTAACGACCGTGGTGGCAACAACCGTGGCGGTCGTCGTGACGATCGTAACGGCCGTGGCCGCAGCGACGAAGATCAGGGCGAAGAACTGATCGAGAAGCTGGTTCACATCAACCGCGTCTCGAAGACGGTCAAGGGCGGTAAGCGCTTCGGCTTCGCGGCACTGGTTGTGGTCGGTGACGGCAAGGGTCGGGTTGGCTTCGGCCACTCCAAGGCTCGTGAAGTCCCCGAGGCGATCACCAAGGCGACTGCTTCTGCAAAGAAGAAGATGATCCGCGTCGCTCTGAAGGAGGGCCGTACCCTCCATCACGACGGCAGGGGCCACTTCGGTGCCGGCAACGTGAACGTCCGTTCGGCTCCGGCCGGTACGGGTATCATCGCCGGTGGTCCGATGCGCGCCGTGTTCGAGAGCCTGGGCGTCGCTGACGTCGTCACCAAGTCGGTGGGCACCTCGAACCCGTACAACATGATCCGCGCCACTTTCGACGCGCTGTCGAACCAGACTTCGCCGAAGTCGGTTGCTCAGCGTCGTGGCAAGAAGGTCGCTGACCTTCTGGGCCGCGCCGGCGGTGTTTCCGAAGTGGAGGCCGAGGCCGCCGCTGAAGCCATCGTGGAGTAA
- the rplR gene encoding 50S ribosomal protein L18, with protein MAKLSLFARRARRVRTALKARSGGRPRLSVHRTGRHIYAQIIDDAQGHTVAAANTLGAKGTDIDAAVRIGKELAEAAVKAGITSVVFDRGGFLYHGRVKALADAAREGGLEF; from the coding sequence ATGGCAAAGCTGTCTCTCTTCGCGCGCCGTGCGCGCCGCGTCCGTACCGCGCTCAAGGCGCGTTCGGGTGGTCGTCCCCGTCTGTCGGTGCATCGCACCGGCCGCCACATCTACGCGCAGATCATCGACGATGCGCAGGGTCACACTGTCGCCGCAGCTAACACGCTCGGCGCCAAGGGCACTGACATCGACGCTGCTGTCCGCATTGGCAAGGAACTCGCCGAGGCGGCCGTCAAGGCTGGCATTACCTCGGTCGTGTTCGACCGCGGTGGCTTCCTGTACCACGGCCGCGTCAAGGCGCTGGCCGATGCCGCCCGCGAAGGCGGGCTGGAGTTCTGA
- the rplF gene encoding 50S ribosomal protein L6 has protein sequence MSRIGKKPVAIPGGVTAQIDNGVLSVKGPKGTLNMGLSNLVTTSVEGETIAVQPIGNSKSSRSHWGLQRTLVSNLIEGVVNGFTKVLEIKGVGYRAASQGKTLKLQLGYSHDVDIDVPEGIEVKTPDNTTVEISGIDKQKVGQLAAEIRRWRKPEPYKGKGIRYRGEFVFRKEGKKK, from the coding sequence ATGAGCCGCATCGGTAAAAAGCCGGTTGCGATCCCGGGCGGTGTCACCGCCCAGATCGATAACGGCGTTCTCTCGGTGAAGGGGCCCAAGGGCACCCTGAACATGGGCCTGTCGAACCTCGTTACGACTTCGGTCGAGGGTGAAACCATTGCGGTTCAGCCCATCGGCAACTCGAAGTCGTCGCGCAGCCACTGGGGCCTTCAGCGCACCCTGGTTTCGAACCTGATCGAAGGCGTTGTCAACGGCTTCACCAAGGTCCTCGAAATCAAGGGCGTCGGCTACCGTGCAGCTTCGCAGGGCAAGACCCTGAAGCTGCAGCTGGGCTACTCGCACGACGTCGACATCGACGTGCCGGAAGGCATCGAGGTCAAGACCCCGGACAACACCACGGTCGAAATCTCCGGCATCGACAAGCAGAAGGTCGGCCAGCTTGCGGCCGAGATTCGTCGCTGGCGCAAGCCCGAGCCTTACAAGGGCAAGGGCATCCGTTACCGCGGCGAGTTCGTCTTCCGCAAGGAAGGGAAGAAGAAGTAA
- the rpsH gene encoding 30S ribosomal protein S8, which produces MALTDPLGDMLTRIRNGQQAKKDTVLSPASKLRARVLEVLQREGYIRGFSDDATGAHPQLRIELKYFEGEPAIKHIARVSKPGRRVYSGSKELPIVRNGLGITIVSTPRGVLSDAEARTANVGGEVLAEVF; this is translated from the coding sequence ATGGCATTGACCGATCCCCTGGGTGACATGCTCACCCGCATCCGCAACGGGCAGCAGGCGAAGAAGGATACTGTCCTTTCGCCCGCTTCGAAGCTTCGTGCGCGCGTCCTGGAAGTGCTTCAGCGCGAGGGCTACATCCGTGGCTTCTCCGACGATGCAACCGGCGCTCACCCGCAGCTGCGTATCGAACTGAAGTACTTTGAAGGCGAACCCGCCATCAAGCACATCGCCCGTGTCTCCAAGCCTGGCCGCCGCGTCTATTCGGGTTCCAAGGAACTTCCGATCGTGCGCAACGGTCTTGGCATCACCATCGTCTCGACGCCGCGCGGCGTGCTTTCGGATGCCGAAGCTCGTACCGCGAACGTCGGCGGCGAAGTGCTTGCGGAGGTCTTCTGA